The following proteins come from a genomic window of Pichia kudriavzevii chromosome 1, complete sequence:
- a CDS encoding uncharacterized protein (PKUD0A02125; Pfam Domains: CBFD_NFYB_HMF(6.5e-29)) — translation MSNKSSDSERYDTYEIREQDRWLPIANVDRVMRNCLPKNTKISKETRECMQECVSEFILFVTSQAAEKCLIEKRKTLNGEDILYALYSLGFENYAEVLRIYLAKYRIFELDEVEKRRKKYLARKERLQKEKKENKYSSMDGGDDDDDDDDDDDVYEEAGKINHAKFNRPSLSNILNDDPQIFPLEPTDEMFWSINNSSSDYGDDQDIMMNSS, via the coding sequence ATGTCCAATAAGAGTTCAGATTCTGAGAGATATGATACATACGAAATTAGGGAACAGGATCGTTGGTTACCAATTGCCAATGTTGATAGAGTGATGAGAAATTGTCTACCAAAAAACACGaaaatttccaaagagaCAAGAGAATGTATGCAAGAATGTGTTTCCGAATTCATCTTGTTTGTAACATCTCAAGCTGCTGAAAAATGtttaattgaaaaaaggaaaacctTAAATGGTGAAGACATATTGTATGCTTTGTATTCCCTAGGCTTTGAAAATTATGCAGAAGTCCTGAGGATTTACCTTGCAAAATATAGAATCTTTGAGTTGGATGAAGTAgaaaaaaggagaaaaaaatacctGGCTAGAAAGGAACGTTTacaaaaagagaaaaaagaaaataaataCTCAAGCATGGATGGgggtgatgatgatgatgatgatgatgatgatgatgacgtCTATGAAGAAGCTGGAAAGATCAACCACGCAAAATTTAACCGGCCTTCACTATCTAATATCTTAAATGATGACCCACAAATATTCCCTTTAGAGCCTACCGACGAAATGTTTTGGTCAATCAATAACTCCTCATCAGATTACGGAGACGACCAAGATATTATGATGAATTCATCATAA
- a CDS encoding uncharacterized protein (PKUD0A02130; Pfam Domains: Cyclin_N(8.5e-44)), with product MQTFHTRKSYGPPRRPVSKSYSSRLESVENYQNRIIVNEYMGTITQHLRVLEKESSVNPSMIDLQPEVKWYMRPYLVNFIIQMHSSLKLKPQTLFLCWNIIDRYCAKRIAFKQHYQLIGCTALWIASKYEDKKSRVPTVKELNTMCSNVYDDSMFREMEIHILSTLNWSIGHTTLEDILQLAVKSSDPDGKEQLNQPIQLYKGNTPTVSAILAVSRFLCELSLYDRNYLKFSTSAIGITCFLMSCSILNMDVGTNYISQLIESFEKKSSNLFTYKEDDLTEDEDESFFYEAAVKENQNNFSNGPFINGFDGHESLNEIRMISLNLFKSMLDPSNVLIEKYTSLGVMTVVKRFIQENNLHQVDQSLIDQDIEEPVNNDMTNMAYSFSHTSFELTNLLLSFNENCSFLLPKVHRNISITSSGDSIFGTSCESPSNFSSFSSISSATSYYSDSALNSDLKSNLI from the coding sequence atgcAAACCTTCCACACTAGAAAATCGTATGGTCCACCAAGAAGACCAGTTTCTAAATCATATTCAAGTAGATTGGAATCAGTGGAAAATTACCAGAATAGGATAATCGTTAATGAATATATGGGTACAATCACCCAACATCTGAGGGTCCTTGAGAAGGAATCTTCGGTTAACCCGTCAATGATTGATCTACAGCCTGAAGTTAAATGGTATATGAGACCTTATTTAGTTAATTTCATTATTCAGATGCATTCCTCCTTAAAACTGAAACCGCAAACACTATTCTTATGCTGGAATATAATTGACAGATATTGCGCAAAAAGAATTGCATTTAAACAACATTATCAATTGATTGGCTGTACTGCCTTGTGGATTGCATCAAAATACGAAGATAAGAAATCGAGAGTTCCAACAGTTAAGGAATTAAATACAATGTGTTCAAATGTCTATGACGACTCGATGTTTAGAGAAATGGAGATTCATATTTTAAGTACCTTAAATTGGTCTATTGGTCATACTACTTTAGAAGATATATTGCAACTGGCGGTCAAGTCAAGTGACCCTGATGGAAAGGAACAATTGAATCAACCAATACAGCTATATAAGGGTAATACACCAACCGTCTCGGCCATTTTGGCCGTCTCGAGGTTTTTGTGTGAGTTATCTCTTTATGATAGAAATTACTTAAAGTTTTCGACTTCTGCAATTGGGATTACTTGCTTCCTAATGTCCTGTTCTATACTTAATATGGATGTTGGTACCAATTATATTTCTCAACtaattgaatcttttgagAAGAAGTCGAGTAATTTGTTCACTTACAAAGAAGATGATTTaacagaagatgaagatgagtCTTTCTTTTATGAGGCTGCAGTTAAggaaaaccaaaataatTTCAGTAACGGGCCCTTTATTAATGGGTTTGATGGGCATGAGTCATTAAATGAAATCCGCATGATCTCCCTAAActtattcaaatcaatgTTAGACCcttcaaatgttttgattgaaaagtaTACTTCATTGGGAGTTATGACGGTCGTTAAAAGATTCatacaagaaaataacCTTCATCAAGTTGACCAATCTTTAATTGACCAAGATATCGAAGAGCCGGTTAATAATGATATGACGAACATGGCATATTCATTTAGTCATACATCATTTGAATTGACTAACTTACTCCTGTCGTTCAATGAGAATTGCTCATTTTTATTACCGAAAGTACATAGAAACATTTCAATCACTTCATCTGGAGATTCGATTTTTGGTACATCTTGCGAATCCCCTTCGAACTtctcatcattttcatcgaTTTCCTCTGCTACTTCCTATTACTCTGATTCCGCTTTAAACAgtgatttgaaatcaaatcTCATATGA
- a CDS encoding uncharacterized protein (PKUD0A02170; similar to Saccharomyces cerevisiae YHR001W-A (QCR10); ancestral locus Anc_2.520), with the protein MAYVSGPVLKHAATLGGFHIKNIVSYIPVLAFWGVAAGAGVATFTENWPLFQKTFYTKIPVIGNHWIHEVDPEDQP; encoded by the exons ATGGCA tACGTTTCTGGTCCTGTTTTAAAACACGCAGCTACCCTTGGTGGTTTCCACATTAAGAACATCGTCTCTTACATTCCTGTCCTTGCATTCTGGGGCGTAGCAGCAGGTGCTGGTGTTGCTACCTTTACTGAAAACTGGCCTTTATTCCAAAAGACTTTCTACACCAAGATTCCAGTTATCGGTAACCACTGGATCCACGAAGTCGACCCAGAGGATCAACCATAA
- a CDS encoding uncharacterized protein (PKUD0A02140; similar to Saccharomyces cerevisiae YOR154W (SLP1); ancestral locus Anc_1.77): MEAEKAMMFQLQTDVILRRLDFFVLVLLAFLGCTQAETKNESCTSNSTLTTGIVAKLNEPTLNITESALGGSFFDGMQETTEGNRELNAVGLNFRSFEEWKKDKLDHDQKESSRLNYDQLTNISSKNNGTTDINSDLTIEGIQSQRYKKRESSLHHDGLSTTNDEIGEDMMIQLEMFTGKNEEQGKLYKGRYNYASIDCAATIVKTNNEAKGANSILVDNKDSYLLNECRSKNKHVVIELCEDILVDEVSIGNFEFYSSVFKDIKISVSDRFPAPQWMILGEFQAENIKKLQTFKIENPIIWAKFLKVEFLTHYGDQFYCPVSTVQVHGKTMIEQFKEENPDEEIATLESSMIEEELHSLSTADPLLEKNTSTFLEMKDQSEISSMFNFLPFPDTMNSLCFDANLTTTDVDCSTLKYLKLDQFLIEHENKRSDEQCLAEPEVGTLNRTNDQENITYQASQQYSITPKSQPQDSIYKNIVKRLSLLESNATLSLLYIEEQSKLLSSAFMDLEKQQSHKFQQILSQFNTTIRSQMEIYEKLSIDVYKSFSGLFEYQQQKFESTNLEIIEKIQEIEKSVTLYKHLTITCVVLIIVLIFYILLSKDLYLDEAYIADASFVPSPNLSPTTSPTVSRSTSVYNMKRKIPHFSEKGSANEQLGTHNQDSNTNIVPKLALKLREGNSQEYTSALNPIPTPSSSLVAVPTSTSVTPTSSSTSIVLRYRSSLLDTFSKSWSPSKKKHIQSQSRYSNRTLISTNDIQTPETSRSTSPIPVMERIGAKNTTVNNKVADQDRGIHSAFEDEDVNRTSEPGDFELVVDDQ; the protein is encoded by the coding sequence ATGGAAGCAGAAAAGGCGATGATGTTTCAACTACAAACAGACGTGATTCTCCGACGGTTAGATTtctttgttcttgttttaTTGGCGTTTCTGGGGTGTACACAAGCCGAAACAAAGAACGAAAGTTGTACCTCAAATTCTACCCTCACAACTGGCATAGTCGCTAAACTCAATGAGCCAACGTTAAACATTACGGAAAGTGCTTTAGGAGGGAGCTTTTTTGATGGGATGCAAGAGACTACGGAAGGAAATAGAGAACTAAATGCAGTCGGCCTAAACTTTCGcagttttgaagaatggaaaaaagATAAGCTAGATCATGATCAAAAGGAATCAAGTAGACTCAACTATGATCAACTTACAaacatttcatcaaagaatAACGGCACTACAGATATAAATTCTGATCTAACAATTGAGGGCATCCAGAGTCAGCGGTATAAAAAGAGGGAGAGTAGTTTACATCATGATGGATTGTCTACAaccaatgatgaaatagGTGAAGACATGATGATTCAATTGGAAATGTTTACAGGAAAGAACGAAGAACAAGGCAAATTGTATAAGGGCAGATATAACTACGCGTCCATTGATTGTGCTGCAACGATTGTCAAAACTAATAACGAAGCAAAAGGAGCCAACTCAATATTAGTTGACAATAAAGATTCTTATCTACTAAACGAATGCAGATCAAAGAACAAGCATGTTGTAATTGAACTATGTGAAGATATATTGGTAGATGAAGTATCAATTGGTAACTTTGAATTCTACTCTAGTGTTTTTAAAGATATAAAAATTTCGGTTAGTGATCGATTTCCGGCACCTCAATGGATGATACTTGGTGAATTTCAAGCTGAAAATATTAAGAAGTTACAAACATTTAAGATTGAAAATCCGATTATATGGGCAAAATTTCTGAAAGTCGAGTTTTTAACCCATTACGGGGATCAGTTTTATTGTCCCGTTTCTACAGTTCAAGTACACGGTAAAACCATGATAGAACAGTTTAAGGAGGAAAATCCggatgaagaaattgcGACTTTAGAATCATCTATGATAGAGGAAGAACTTCATAGCTTGTCAACAGCTGACCCACTGCTTGAGAAAAACACTAGCACTTTTTTGGAGATGAAGGATCAAAGTGAAATTTCCTCAATGTTCAACTTTCTACCTTTCCCTGATACGATGAATTCATTATGCTTTGACGCCAATCTGACTACTACCGATGTGGATTGTTCCactttgaaatatttgaaattagaTCAGTTTTTGATTGAGCACGAGAATAAGCGATCTGATGAACAATGTCTCGCTGAACCCGAAGTAGGTACTTTGAATAGAACCAATGATCAGGAGAATATTACCTACCAAGCGTCCCAGCAATACTCAATAACACCTAAATCCCAGCCTCAAGACTCAATTTACAAGAATATTGTTAAAAGATTAAGCTTGCTTGAGTCTAATGCGACTCTTTCATTGTTATACATTGAAGAGCAATCCAAATTGTTGTCTTCTGCATTTATGGATTTGGAAAAGCAGCAATCCCacaaatttcaacaaatcttATCACAATTCAACACTACAATTAGATCACAAATGGAAATATATGAAAAGCTAAGTATAGATGTGTACAAGAGTTTTTCAGGATTATTCGAGTATCAGCAACAGAAGTTTGAGTCCACAAATCTTGAAATAATTGAGAAAATACAGGAAATAGAAAAATCAGTGACACTCTATAAACACTTGACAATAACATGTGTTGTCTTGATtattgttttgattttctaCATTCTACTATCAAAGGATTTATACCTTGACGAAGCCTATATTGCAGACGCATCATTTGTTCCGTCCCCCAATTTATCACCGACTACATCACCCACAGTTTCACGCAGTACTTCGGTGTATAatatgaaaagaaaaatcccACATTTTTCTGAAAAAGGTAGTGCCAATGAGCAGTTAGGCACACATAACCAAGATTCAAACACAAATATTGTGCCAAAGCTAGCACTGAAGTTACGTGAAGGCAACTCACAAGAATATACATCAGCTTTAAACCCAATACCAAcaccatcttcatcattagTAGCTGTTCCAACATCTACGTCGGTAACACCTACGTCGTCTTCTACATCTATAGTGTTAAGGTACAGAAGCTCGTTATTAGATACTTTCTCTAAATCATGGTCACCTTCGAAGAAGAAGCATATTCAATCACAAAGCAGATATTCAAACCGTACGCTGATATCCACCAACGATATACAAACACCGGAAACATCTAGATCGACATCACCAATCCCAGTAATGGAGAGGATTGGTGCAAAAAATACAACGGTGAATAACAAAGTCGCTGACCAAGACAGAGGTATTCACAGTGCCTTTGAGGATGAGGATGTAAACCGTACGTCGGAACCTGGGGATTTTGAGTTAGTTGTCGATGATCAATAG
- a CDS encoding uncharacterized protein (PKUD0A02150; similar to Saccharomyces cerevisiae YNL222W (SSU72); ancestral locus Anc_2.19), translated as MENPLNLRFCTVCASNNNRSMEAHKVLKNAGYTVRSYGTGSAVRLPGPSINKPNVFQFGTPYTEIMKVLESQGIKVHKNNGVLDMTVRNMQIKKAPERWPYYNQPPQKLPEEEHEGFKGELDFEIVITCEERCFDNVVEDFLTRNYFNPDETSRKVHVFNVEIRDDHENAQIGGRAILELANSLNDLYRKSVANSDLDDSHPECWEDDIPDLIANWQAKYGNLPLLYSLCFH; from the coding sequence ATGGAGAACCCACTTAATTTACGTTTCTGTACTGTCTGTGCATCGAACAACAACCGTTCTATGGAAGCCCATAAAGTTTTAAAAAATGCAGGTTATACGGTTCGATCGTATGGTACAGGATCTGCTGTTAGATTACCTGGGCCATCAATCAATAAGCCAAACGTATTCCAGTTTGGAACGCCGTACACTGAGATCATGAAAGTTCTTGAATCACAAGGTATTAAAGTACATAAAAATAATGGAGTTTTAGATATGACTGTACGTAATATGCAGATAAAGAAGGCACCAGAGCGTTGGCCATATTATAACCAACCTCCACAAAAACTACCAGAAGAGGAACACGAGGGGTTCAAGGGTGAGCtagattttgaaatagtGATCACATGTGAAGAAAGAtgttttgataatgttgttgaagatttccTTACAAGAAATTACTTTAATCCAGATGAAACTAGTAGAAAGGTTCACGTTTTCAATGTCGAAATCAGAGATGATCATGAAAATGCACAAATTGGTGGACGTGCCATTCTAGAATTGGCCAATTCTCTGAATGATTTATACCGCAAATCAGTAGCTAATTCGGATTTGGATGATTCACATCCAGAATGCTGGGAGGATGACATACCTGATCTAATTGCAAATTGGCAAGCGAAATATGGAAATCTACCACTTCTATATAGTTTGTGCTTCCATTAG
- a CDS encoding uncharacterized protein (PKUD0A02160; similar to Saccharomyces cerevisiae YDL238C (GUD1); ancestral locus Anc_2.20), producing MPTKIQEPYFQGSIDTLCYRKIKYTGYYGTFVHTPQLGKLEVLNRTLVGVDTNGTIDFIIPINSEDADIKELILKHSSIKGLNENDVEIVDIFNEETRFFFPGFIDTHIHAPQFPNNGIFGNSTLLDWLETYTFPLESSCKDLNIAREIYTQCVRRTLGYGTTTASYYATIHAKATSLLSDIALIHGQRAFIGKVCMNRFAPHDYIETEDECKASTLQVIDYIERRNPKGDLIKPVLTPRFAPSCTEEMMRWLGSVRDKGDYHCQTHLSENNNEIQWVQELFPKYDNYTDVYYKNGLLSTKTTLAHCIHLSDDELLILQKTGSGVSHCPTSNSSITSGEARVRWLLDNQINVSLGTDCSGGFTPSILEVAKHALLVSRHLVMKTKNDAEKLTPAEVLYLATMGGAEVLKINDKVGCFKKGLKFDAQLINLNAKNSNIDIFHFQKPKWGQFETAESMNKFINLIDKWLFNGDDRNIETVYVNGRTVINNV from the coding sequence ATGCCAACTAAAATACAGGAACCTTATTTTCAAGGATCTATAGATACCCTCTGTTACCGTAAAATTAAATACACAGGTTACTATGGCACTTTCGTGCATACTCCCCAGCTCGGAAAGCTGGAAGTTTTGAATAGAACATTGGTTGGAGTTGATACAAATGGCACGATTGATTTTATAATACCTATCAACTCGGAAGATGCAGATATTAAGGAGCTGATTTTGAAACACTCATCTATTAAGGGGTTGAATGAGAATGATGTCGAAATTGTGGATATATTCAACGAAGAAACACGCTTTTTCTTTCCGGGTTTTATAGATACACACATACACGCTCCCCAATTTCCCAACAATGGTATTTTTGGGAACTCAACATTACTTGATTGGTTAGAAACTTATACATTCCCCCTAGAATCTTCATGcaaagatttgaatatAGCCAGAGAAATTTATACACAATGTGTCAGGAGAACCCTAGGCTATGGGACTACAACGGCGTCATATTATGCAACAATTCATGCAAAAGCCACGAGCTTGTTATCTGATATTGCACTTATTCACGGCCAGCGTGCATTTATTGGGAAAGTTTGTATGAACCGTTTTGCACCTCATGATTATATAGAGACGGAAGATGAATGCAAAGCTTCAACACTCCAAGTGATTGATTATATAGAAAGGAGGAATCCTAAGGGAGATTTGATAAAGCCTGTTTTAACACCCAGGTTTGCCCCTTCTTGCACCGAAGAAATGATGCGGTGGTTAGGTAGTGTAAGAGATAAAGGCGACTATCATTGTCAAACCCATTTaagtgaaaataacaatgaaattcaGTGGGTTCAAGAACTGTTCCCCAAATATGACAATTATACAGACGTGTATTATAAAAACGGATTGTTAAGCACCAAAACAACATTAGCCCATTGCATTCATTtatctgatgatgaattacTGATTTTGCAGAAAACCGGTTCTGGTGTCTCACATTGCCCAACTTcgaattcttcaatcaCTTCAGGTGAGGCCAGAGTAAGATGGCTGCTGGACAATCAAATTAACGTTAGTTTAGGTACTGATTGTTCAGGTGGGTTTACTCCCTCAATTTTGGAAGTTGCTAAACATGCATTGTTGGTTTCGAGACATCTAGTAATGAAAACTAAAAATGATGCTGAAAAATTAACTCCTGCAGAGGTTTTATACCTGGCAACAATGGGTGGTGCTGAAGTATTGAAAATTAATGATAAAGTTGGTTGTTTTAAGAAAGGGCTAAAATTTGATGCACAACTAATCAATCTGAATGCTAAAAATTCTAATATTGATATCTTCCACTTCCAAAAGCCGAAATGGGGTCAATTCGAAACAGCTGAGTCAATGAACaagtttatcaatttgattgacAAGTGGCTATTTAATGGAGATGATAGAAACATCGAAACTGTTTACGTTAATGGTCGTACAGTTATAAATAATGTATAA
- a CDS encoding uncharacterized protein (PKUD0A02180; similar to Saccharomyces cerevisiae YJL156C (SSY5); ancestral locus Anc_1.191), with protein sequence MRKLFSKRNPTPNEVPDSRGETGCASINSSHSSHSSHSIPRSLSRQQEFPLDLNIDSNTVSPSFQYSYNSDTTSLFSSKRTVSTGLSSNAGSNTSYNQKGNEQSKIVSRGRPLRVLLEEDQEENYELQNLASPAMMGIATNSEASMQPYNQNSSLSTSAGLRAKARKKSSNADDASILTETSSSSATTSNFEGVLSDNEIVTQLNEYIKAQLKILASSIDNVIIQIYQSVLNLTKATVMISESMEMIILKISNAKNIGMLPRKQFDTINTIGLRKLIKNILLLVDSLLTGNVYNKSKSLILKNLHDLFVLIRVLPKGTPDLSNFVTKMSPKNFAIGATAKDPPNISKVGFIMDRILSRDTRQFFSDQNGSFIAPVLRGFILPELSIITFIFGFPMISKEHQDVIKYFSTISADIHFLLQKNKIIQASGMRLKSPFRQLDEDNDYVPISMSISTDISTTTSGTLGGYIYPKVDDDVLNPRLLKYKGQVFGLTCAHVVLNQESISGGAEKLHPRVFTPSPVLINLYRRALVSEMMNHSNTTPEYKVYYDAVQKIDEKYPIETIVVNSRSKKRNLPPSSLGNVVWGERLIDDNKLSDIAIIKINDGSKKKFVNYLGEDIQLSQYDPSLILSNLNIKRTVSLQPRKHGILNTANLNVFKIGSTTNYTRGTLNGMKLIYWSNGSLRSSEFIISNEDNKEGFANGGDSGAWILSKLVDVNDTINSFDDEPQESGTESERQDDYKNSLAAFIESFIPKVSNKTEQINNNAKKNKQENRQTETGLGVLGMLHSYDGEYKQFGLFSPIDDILDRLYTITGVKWGIVGCFDDDNTELFSSKSIVSGEMSLVSTSDENDVID encoded by the coding sequence ATGAGGAAATTGTTTTCTAAAAGGAACCCTACTCCTAATGAAGTGCCTGACAGTAGAGGCGAAACCGGATGTGCATCGATAAACTCAAGTCATTCAAGTCACTCATCTCATTCAATACCAAGATCCCTTAGTAGACAACAAGAATTTCCGCTAGATCTAAACATAGACTCAAATACAGTATCTCCCAGCTTTCAGTATTCGTACAACTCCGATACTACATCATTATTCAGTTCTAAAAGAACAGTCTCGACTGGATTATCGTCTAATGCAGGCTCCAACACATCGTATAACCAAAAGGGGAATGAACAGTCGAAAATTGTTAGTAGAGGTAGACCATTAAGAGTCCTACTAGAAGAAGATCAAGAGGAAAATTATGAACTACAGAATCTAGCTAGCCCAGCAATGATGGGTATTGCCACAAATAGTGAAGCTTCTATGCAACCATATAACCaaaattcaagtttatcAACTTCAGCGGGACTTAGAGCCAAGGCAAGGAAGAAATCAAGTAATGCAGATGACGCATCTATTCTAACTGAAACTTCTAGCTCTAGTGCGACAACATCGAACTTTGAGGGGGTTCTTTCAGACAACGAAATTGTAACTCAATTGAATGAATATATCAAAGCCCAGCTTAAAATCTTAGCCAGCTCGATTGATAACGTCATCATTCAGATTTATCAATCTGTCTTGAATTTAACAAAAGCAACAGTAATGATATCGGAGAGCATGGAAATGATTATCTTGAAGATAAGTAATGCAAAGAATATAGGTATGCTACCTAGAAAACAATTTGATACCATCAATACAATTGGTCTTCGCAAACTgatcaaaaatattttgttgttggtagACTCTTTATTAACTGGGAATGTATacaacaaatcaaaatctttaatcttgaaaaatctaCATGACTTGTTTGTTTTAATCAGAGTATTACCAAAGGGAACACCAGATTTGTCAAACTTTGTGACAAAAATGTCTCCTAAAAATTTTGCTATCGGCGCAACTGCTAAAGATCCACCAAATATAAGCAAAGTGGGCTTTATTATGGATAGAATTTTGTCACGAGATACCCGGCAATTCTTTTCAGATCAAAATGGGTCTTTCATAGCCCCTGTTCTGAGGGGATTTATTTTACCAGAACTTTCAATAAtcacttttatttttggatttcccatgatttccaaagagCATCAAGATGTCATTAAGTATTTTTCGACAATATCAGCTGATATTCATTTTTTACTGCAGAAGAATAAGATTATACAGGCAAGCGGAATGAGACTTAAATCTCCTTTCCGACAACTggatgaagataatgattATGTTCCTATTTCAATGTCTATATCAACTGatatatcaacaacaaccagTGGTACGTTAGGTGGATATATTTATCCAAAAGTTGATGACGATGTTTTGAATCCTAGATTGTTGAAATATAAAGGTCAAGTTTTCGGGCTTACATGTGCACATGTTGTATTGAATCAAGAGAGTATCTCAGGAGGTGCTGAAAAGTTACACCCAAGGGTATTTACACCATCTCCTGTGCTAATTAACTTGTATAGACGAGCACTAGTTAGTGAGATGATGAACCATTCCAACACAACGCCGGAATACAAGGTTTATTATGATGCTGTTCAGAAAATCgatgaaaaatatccaattgAGACAATCGTTGTCAATAGTAGGtcaaagaagagaaacCTACCACCTAGTAGTTTAGGCAATGTTGTTTGGGGGGAACGACTCATTGATGACAATAAGTTGAGCGATATAGCCATAATAAAAATCAACGATGGATCGAAGAAAAAATTCGTCAATTATTTAGGAGAAGATATTCAATTGTCTCAGTATGACCCATCCCTAATACTTtccaatttgaatattaaaAGAACCGTGAGCTTGCAACCTCGTAAACACGGTATCTTAAATACAGCTAACCTTAACGTTTTTAAAATTGGAAGTACTACTAATTACACCAGAGGTACATTGAACGGTATGAAATTAATATATTGGTCCAACGGGTCCTTACGCAGTTCGGAGTTTATAATAtcaaatgaagataataaaGAAGGATTTGCAAATGGTGGTGATTCGGGAGCAtggattttatcaaaattaGTCGATGTCAATGATACCATAAACTCGTTTGATGATGAACCTCAAGAAAGTGGAACTGAGTCTGAGAGACAAGACGATTACAAGAACAGTTTGGCGGCCTTTATTGAGAGTTTTATACCCAAAGTCTCTAACAAAACTGAACAAATAAATAACaatgcaaagaaaaataaacaggAAAATAGACAGACTGAAACTGGATTAGGTGTATTGGGCATGCTTCATTCATATGACGGAGAGTATAAACAATTTGGGTTGTTTTCaccaattgatgatatccTAGATAGGTTATATACTATCACAGGGGTGAAATGGGGTATTGTAGGGTGCTTTGATGATGACAATACAGAATTGTTCAGCAGTAAGAGTATAGTCAGCGGTGAAATGTCATTAGTCTCTACCAGTGATGAGAACGATGTGATAGACTAG